A single Acidobacteriota bacterium DNA region contains:
- a CDS encoding crossover junction endodeoxyribonuclease RuvC, translated as MSSLRILGIDPGSRRTGYALAEFRGGEIVALELGSWSLPARGRRSAALARLLGEVEAWLADRHPDVAAVEGLFQHRNVRSALALAEARGVVLAALGRAGIDVVEYAPAAIKKCVCGNGTAPKDQVRRALARTVPGLSRFPLADYPEDATDALAAAVCHRAHASFEGASVR; from the coding sequence ATGAGTTCGCTGCGCATCCTCGGAATCGATCCCGGTTCCCGCCGCACCGGCTACGCCTTGGCCGAGTTCCGCGGAGGCGAGATCGTGGCGCTGGAGCTGGGGTCCTGGTCGCTTCCGGCGCGCGGGCGGCGGAGCGCGGCGCTGGCCCGGCTCCTGGGCGAGGTGGAGGCGTGGCTGGCCGATCGGCACCCCGACGTCGCCGCGGTCGAGGGCCTGTTCCAGCACCGGAACGTCCGCTCGGCCCTGGCGCTGGCCGAGGCGCGGGGAGTGGTGCTCGCCGCGCTGGGGCGCGCGGGCATCGACGTCGTCGAGTACGCGCCGGCCGCGATCAAGAAGTGCGTCTGCGGGAACGGGACGGCGCCCAAGGACCAGGTCCGCAGGGCGCTGGCGCGGACCGTTCCCGGGCTCTCGCGCTTTCCGCTGGCGGACTATCCCGAGGACGCCACCGACGCGCTGGCGGCGGCCGTCTGCCACCGGGCCCACGCCTCCTTCGAGGGAGCGAGCGTG